In one Prosthecochloris aestuarii DSM 271 genomic region, the following are encoded:
- the cobM gene encoding precorrin-4 C(11)-methyltransferase has translation MSSDRLAIIAASQQGIMTALRLKQELAACGTTEVALFSPRAGAESTRISSITEWTAEEFHNWDALVYIGALGICVRAVAPVLQSKKSDPAVINCDEQGRFVQSVLSGHYGGANDLARRVSRMLGAQPVITTSSDVQGLWPLDILGRDEGWGAEYRAGLEGRSLTDAQAAFVNHEPTVLLLDVRDELTDRLERTCPDFVTVAYRYEDVDVESCSLLLAVTPFLYEPPVQAVFYRPRVLCVGLGSEKGIDPERFVGSFLHRLREKRLSYQSVTALATVDFKVQEPAFQTLTRELGIGLHGYDAQALEAVGGVPNPSETVFQKVGIHSVSEAASALLAGHEEWIVEKQKVALDYVEKGQPRHFTFAVSMKQDALRRGHISIVGAGPGDPGLVTVRGRELIEAADLVLYAGSLVPEKLTEYAHAGALVRSSASMSLEEQFELMKRFCLQGKQVVRLHTGDPCIYGAIQEQIAWFEAHEMPYDIVPGVSSFQAAAAALNSQFTVPEKVQTIILTRGNGRTPVPEKERLRDLARARATMCIFLSAEWADQVQRELEAEYPPTTPVAVCYRLSWDDQQVWRGELGSLAAMVRESGKTRTVLLVVGEAIGARQNRSKLYDPHFTHGFRRSAREE, from the coding sequence ATGTCATCAGACCGCCTCGCTATTATCGCCGCTTCTCAGCAGGGAATCATGACCGCTTTACGCCTGAAACAGGAACTCGCAGCGTGCGGAACCACTGAGGTCGCCCTGTTTTCACCGAGGGCCGGGGCCGAATCGACCAGAATCAGCTCGATCACGGAGTGGACTGCAGAGGAGTTTCACAACTGGGATGCACTGGTGTACATCGGTGCCCTCGGCATCTGCGTCCGCGCGGTCGCCCCGGTGCTTCAGAGCAAGAAGAGCGATCCGGCCGTCATCAACTGTGATGAACAGGGGCGGTTCGTGCAGTCCGTCCTGTCAGGGCATTACGGGGGCGCCAACGATCTTGCCCGCAGGGTTTCACGCATGCTTGGAGCGCAGCCGGTCATTACCACCTCAAGCGACGTGCAGGGCCTGTGGCCTCTCGATATTCTCGGGCGTGACGAGGGATGGGGGGCAGAGTACCGTGCCGGGCTCGAGGGGAGGTCGCTGACGGATGCACAGGCCGCCTTTGTCAACCATGAACCGACGGTTCTGCTGCTCGATGTCCGCGATGAACTGACCGATCGGCTCGAGAGAACCTGCCCGGACTTCGTAACTGTCGCTTATCGCTACGAGGATGTCGATGTCGAGTCCTGTTCGCTGCTGCTTGCGGTGACCCCCTTCCTGTATGAGCCTCCTGTCCAGGCCGTGTTCTACCGGCCCCGTGTCCTGTGCGTGGGACTGGGTTCAGAGAAAGGTATCGATCCGGAGCGTTTTGTCGGCTCGTTTCTTCACCGGCTCCGGGAAAAGCGCCTCTCGTACCAATCGGTTACAGCTCTTGCTACAGTGGATTTCAAGGTGCAGGAACCTGCATTCCAGACGCTGACGAGAGAACTCGGAATCGGTCTGCACGGCTATGACGCTCAGGCGCTCGAAGCAGTCGGTGGCGTGCCGAACCCATCCGAAACCGTGTTTCAAAAAGTCGGAATACACAGTGTTTCCGAGGCTGCTTCAGCCCTGCTCGCCGGTCATGAGGAGTGGATTGTCGAAAAACAGAAAGTTGCACTCGATTATGTCGAAAAGGGTCAGCCGCGCCATTTTACGTTTGCCGTCTCCATGAAGCAGGATGCCCTGCGGCGTGGCCATATTTCCATTGTCGGGGCCGGTCCGGGTGACCCGGGCCTGGTGACGGTCAGGGGCAGGGAGCTCATCGAGGCCGCTGACCTTGTACTGTATGCAGGGAGCCTCGTGCCGGAAAAGCTCACGGAGTATGCTCATGCCGGGGCGCTGGTGCGCAGTTCTGCGTCGATGTCGCTTGAGGAGCAGTTCGAGCTGATGAAACGGTTCTGCCTCCAGGGAAAACAGGTCGTACGCCTGCATACGGGAGACCCCTGTATTTACGGAGCGATCCAGGAGCAGATAGCATGGTTCGAGGCGCATGAGATGCCCTACGATATCGTGCCGGGCGTATCGTCCTTCCAGGCGGCGGCGGCCGCATTGAACTCCCAGTTTACGGTGCCAGAAAAAGTGCAGACTATTATTCTCACCAGGGGGAACGGGCGGACGCCGGTCCCGGAAAAAGAACGGTTGCGCGACCTCGCTCGCGCACGGGCAACCATGTGTATTTTCCTTAGCGCAGAATGGGCCGACCAGGTGCAGCGGGAGCTCGAGGCGGAGTACCCGCCGACGACGCCGGTTGCTGTGTGTTACCGCCTGAGCTGGGACGACCAACAGGTATGGAGAGGAGAGCTTGGCAGCCTTGCGGCAATGGTTCGCGAAAGCGGAAAAACCCGGACGGTTCTGCTCGTCGTAGGTGAAGCCATCGGGGCGCGACAAAACCGTTCGAAACTCTACGATCCGCATTTCACTCATGGGTTCAGGCGCTCGGCCAGGGAGGAATGA